In Mycetocola zhujimingii, one DNA window encodes the following:
- a CDS encoding phosphatidate cytidylyltransferase, whose protein sequence is MTEPGDETRGRAPRSKRVSRDELQAQLRARRAELERQVRSTRAQIDQVNERIEARAGRNLLLATVFGLALGLIMIASLIFVKAIFVVFCGVVMAFTIFELVRALRESGRRIDIIPAVISGVTILAVSFLAEPAWRWIALAGAVVFVVLWRLVARLFEADKRSARNVLRDLVTGIFVQLYVPFLASFAVILVAQPEGQWWTLAFLILVISVDIGAYASGLSFGKHPMAPKISPKKTWEGFAGAGVAAVVVGTVLAIFMLHVPWWVGVIFGLALLGTATLGDLTESLIKRDIGIKDISSWLPGHGGFLDRIDSMLPSAPLALLMYTLFSVTGITA, encoded by the coding sequence ATGACCGAACCCGGTGACGAAACAAGGGGACGGGCCCCTCGGTCGAAGCGTGTGTCGCGAGACGAGCTTCAGGCTCAGTTGAGGGCGCGTCGGGCGGAACTCGAACGCCAGGTGCGATCGACGCGGGCGCAGATCGACCAGGTCAACGAACGGATCGAGGCGCGTGCTGGCCGGAATCTCCTGCTGGCTACGGTCTTCGGCCTTGCACTCGGCCTGATCATGATCGCGAGCCTGATTTTCGTGAAGGCGATCTTCGTTGTGTTCTGCGGCGTCGTTATGGCGTTCACCATCTTTGAGCTGGTTCGTGCGCTCCGCGAGAGCGGCAGGCGCATCGACATCATCCCCGCAGTCATCTCTGGCGTGACCATCCTGGCCGTGAGCTTCCTGGCGGAGCCGGCCTGGCGCTGGATAGCTCTCGCCGGGGCAGTGGTCTTCGTTGTGCTGTGGCGCCTGGTGGCGCGGCTCTTCGAGGCGGACAAGCGATCGGCGAGGAACGTTCTGCGTGACCTTGTGACCGGAATATTCGTCCAGCTCTACGTTCCCTTCCTCGCGAGCTTCGCCGTCATCCTCGTCGCCCAGCCCGAGGGGCAGTGGTGGACTCTCGCGTTCCTGATCCTCGTGATCTCGGTGGACATCGGCGCATACGCAAGTGGACTTTCATTTGGCAAGCACCCGATGGCGCCGAAGATCAGCCCGAAGAAGACCTGGGAAGGGTTTGCCGGTGCCGGCGTCGCCGCGGTCGTGGTGGGCACCGTGCTCGCCATCTTTATGCTGCACGTTCCCTGGTGGGTCGGTGTGATCTTCGGGCTGGCCCTTCTCGGCACCGCAACGCTCGGCGACCTGACCGAATCTCTGATCAAGCGGGACATCGGCATCAAGGACATCAGCTCGTGGCTGCCCGGGCACGGGGGCTTCCTCGACAGGATCGATTCGATGCTGCCATCCGCACCGCTTGCCCTCCTGATGTACACGCTCTTCAGCGTGACCGGGATCACTGCATAG
- the frr gene encoding ribosome recycling factor: MIAEVLSDVTTRMGKAVEVAKEDFATVRTGRANPQMFQKILVNYYGTPTPLDQLASLNNTEARTIIVSPYDKTALKDIEQAIRDVPNLGANPTNDGTIVRVTLPELTQERRKEYVKIVRTKGEDAKVAVRNIRRKGKDDLDALKSEVGDDDVARAEKELEQVTKTHIDAIDEALKRKETELLEI, encoded by the coding sequence GTGATTGCCGAAGTTCTCTCAGACGTAACAACCCGAATGGGAAAAGCGGTCGAGGTCGCGAAGGAGGACTTCGCCACCGTACGAACGGGGCGTGCAAACCCCCAGATGTTCCAGAAGATCCTCGTGAACTACTACGGCACACCGACTCCTCTCGATCAGCTCGCGTCGCTCAACAACACCGAGGCACGCACGATCATCGTCAGCCCGTACGACAAGACCGCGCTCAAGGACATCGAGCAGGCCATCCGCGACGTGCCGAACCTCGGCGCAAACCCCACCAACGACGGCACCATCGTCCGGGTCACTCTTCCGGAGCTCACGCAGGAGCGTCGCAAGGAGTACGTCAAGATCGTGCGTACCAAGGGCGAGGACGCCAAGGTTGCCGTCCGCAACATCCGACGCAAGGGTAAGGACGACCTCGACGCGCTCAAGAGCGAGGTCGGCGATGACGACGTGGCGAGGGCCGAAAAGGAACTCGAGCAGGTCACGAAGACCCACATCGATGCCATCGACGAGGCTCTGAAGCGCAAAGAGACCGAACTGCTCGAGATTTAG
- the pyrH gene encoding UMP kinase, with protein MSEATKKRRVLLKLSGESFGAGSLGVNPDVVSNIAREIAEAAKTVEIAIVVGGGNFFRGAELSQRGMDRGRADYMGMLGTVMNALALQDFLEQAGAETRVQSAISMTQVAEPYIPRRAERHLEKGRVVIFGAGAGLPYFSTDTVAAQRALEIGADIVLLAKNGVDGVYTADPKVDTSATRIDHITYQEALQKGLKVVDSTAFSLCMDNAMPMQVFGMAPQGNVTKAILGDGIGTLVSN; from the coding sequence ATGTCTGAAGCCACGAAGAAGCGCAGGGTACTGCTCAAGCTCTCCGGAGAGTCGTTCGGGGCGGGGTCTCTGGGCGTCAACCCCGACGTCGTTTCGAATATCGCCCGTGAGATCGCCGAGGCCGCCAAGACCGTCGAGATCGCGATCGTTGTCGGTGGAGGCAACTTCTTCCGTGGGGCTGAGCTGTCCCAGCGCGGCATGGACCGCGGTCGCGCCGACTACATGGGCATGCTCGGCACCGTGATGAACGCCCTCGCCCTCCAGGACTTCCTCGAGCAGGCCGGCGCCGAAACACGGGTGCAGTCGGCGATCTCCATGACGCAGGTTGCTGAGCCTTATATCCCGCGGCGCGCGGAGCGTCACCTCGAGAAGGGCCGGGTCGTGATCTTCGGCGCAGGGGCAGGGCTGCCGTACTTCTCGACCGACACCGTCGCTGCCCAGCGCGCGCTCGAAATCGGCGCAGACATTGTGCTTCTCGCGAAGAACGGCGTGGACGGCGTCTACACCGCTGACCCGAAGGTCGACACCAGTGCGACTCGCATCGACCACATCACGTACCAGGAAGCCCTCCAAAAGGGACTCAAGGTGGTCGACTCGACGGCGTTCAGCCTCTGCATGGACAACGCGATGCCCATGCAGGTGTTCGGCATGGCGCCGCAGGGCAATGTCACCAAGGCCATCCTCGGCGATGGCATCGGAACGCTCGTCTCCAACTGA
- the tsf gene encoding translation elongation factor Ts, giving the protein MANIALADIKALREQLGTGMVDTKNALVEADGDMEKATEILRLKGAKGNAKRADRSTSEGLVAVKENGTTATMIELACETDFVAKNDKFVALADKVLEAVAASGASSLEEALAAPAGDQTVADLINDQAAILGEKVELRRVALVSGEQFAVYLHKTSKDLPPQIGVVVSYTGDDAETARAVAQHIAMFDPQYLTREEVPAETVDKEREIVTEISKNEGKPEAALPKIVEGRLTAFFKQVALLEQDYARDSKIQVKKVLADANLTVTGFARFKVGA; this is encoded by the coding sequence ATGGCAAACATCGCTCTTGCTGACATCAAGGCTCTTCGCGAGCAGCTTGGGACCGGAATGGTCGACACCAAGAACGCGCTCGTCGAGGCCGACGGTGACATGGAAAAGGCCACCGAAATCCTGCGTCTCAAGGGAGCAAAGGGTAACGCGAAGCGTGCCGACCGCTCCACGAGCGAGGGTCTCGTTGCTGTCAAGGAAAACGGCACGACCGCAACGATGATCGAGCTCGCGTGCGAGACCGACTTCGTCGCGAAGAACGACAAGTTCGTCGCTCTCGCCGACAAGGTCCTGGAAGCTGTTGCGGCATCCGGTGCATCCTCGCTCGAGGAAGCACTCGCTGCACCGGCCGGTGACCAGACGGTTGCCGACCTGATCAACGACCAGGCCGCCATCCTCGGCGAAAAGGTCGAGCTGCGCCGCGTCGCGCTGGTTTCGGGAGAGCAGTTCGCTGTGTACCTCCACAAGACCAGCAAGGACCTGCCGCCGCAGATCGGTGTTGTCGTCAGCTACACCGGTGATGACGCTGAGACTGCTCGCGCAGTCGCCCAGCACATCGCCATGTTCGACCCCCAGTACCTCACCCGCGAAGAAGTTCCGGCTGAGACTGTGGACAAGGAGCGCGAGATCGTCACCGAGATCTCGAAGAACGAAGGAAAGCCGGAAGCGGCACTTCCCAAGATCGTCGAGGGTCGCCTGACCGCGTTCTTCAAGCAGGTTGCCCTGCTCGAGCAGGACTACGCACGCGACAGCAAGATTCAGGTCAAGAAGGTTCTTGCCGACGCGAACCTGACAGTGACGGGCTTCGCCCGCTTCAAGGTCGGCGCGTAA
- the rpsB gene encoding 30S ribosomal protein S2 has product MAVVTIRQLLDSGVHFGHQTRRWNPKMKRFIFTERSGIYIIDLQQSLGFIDKAYDFVKETVAHGGTILFVGTKKQAQEAIAEQATRVGQPYVNQRWLGGLLTNFQTVSKRLARMKELEELDFEDTAKSGFTKKEMLIKKRELDKLHKSLGGIRNLTKTPSALWVVDTKKEHLAIDEAKKLGIPVIGILDTNCDPDEVTYPIPGNDDAIRSVGLLTRIIADAAAEGLIQRHQKPVEGDAPVEPLAAWEAELLGADAAAAEAPAADDAATEAPVEQNDADAEVAEKNAAIPEDAPVEVVAPESDEKTEERLEAEATEAEKQPVADNN; this is encoded by the coding sequence ATGGCCGTCGTAACCATTCGCCAGCTGCTCGACAGCGGCGTGCACTTCGGGCACCAGACCCGCCGTTGGAACCCGAAGATGAAGCGCTTCATCTTCACCGAGCGTTCCGGCATCTACATCATCGACCTCCAGCAGTCGCTTGGATTCATCGACAAGGCATACGACTTCGTCAAGGAGACCGTCGCCCACGGTGGAACCATCCTCTTCGTTGGTACCAAGAAGCAGGCACAGGAAGCGATCGCCGAGCAGGCGACCCGCGTCGGCCAGCCCTACGTCAACCAGCGCTGGCTCGGTGGACTCCTCACCAACTTCCAGACGGTTTCCAAGCGTCTCGCTCGCATGAAAGAGCTTGAAGAGCTTGACTTCGAAGACACCGCAAAGTCGGGCTTCACCAAGAAGGAAATGCTCATCAAGAAGCGCGAGCTCGACAAGCTTCACAAGTCGCTCGGCGGAATCCGCAACCTCACCAAGACGCCGTCGGCTCTGTGGGTTGTTGACACCAAGAAAGAGCACCTCGCCATTGACGAGGCCAAGAAGCTCGGTATCCCCGTCATCGGCATCCTCGACACCAACTGCGACCCCGACGAAGTCACCTACCCGATCCCGGGTAACGACGACGCGATCCGCTCGGTTGGCCTGCTCACGCGCATCATCGCTGACGCAGCCGCTGAGGGCCTCATCCAGCGTCACCAGAAGCCCGTCGAGGGCGACGCTCCTGTCGAGCCGCTGGCCGCATGGGAAGCAGAACTCCTCGGAGCTGACGCTGCTGCAGCTGAGGCACCCGCAGCAGACGACGCCGCAACCGAAGCGCCGGTCGAGCAGAACGACGCTGACGCTGAAGTAGCCGAGAAGAACGCAGCAATTCCGGAAGACGCTCCGGTCGAGGTCGTCGCTCCTGAGAGCGACGAGAAGACCGAAGAGCGCCTCGAGGCGGAAGCGACCGAGGCTGAAAAGCAGCCGGTCGCCGACAACAACTAA